Proteins encoded by one window of Cannabis sativa cultivar Pink pepper isolate KNU-18-1 chromosome 4, ASM2916894v1, whole genome shotgun sequence:
- the LOC115715078 gene encoding glutathione S-transferase zeta class — protein sequence MESSNEQHQPKLKLYSYWISSCSYRVRIALNLKGINYEYKAVDLLKGEHRTPEFLKLNPIGFVPVLEDEDIVISDSFAILLYLDEKYPHHPLLPSDLKKKAINLQAANIVSSSIQPLQNIAILKQLEDRVTPEDRDSWVKHFIENGFAALEELLKDYAGKYATGDEVFLADLFIAPQLYNAIIRFKLDMSGFPLLSRLNEAYSELPAFQNAMPENQPDNLSFSTC from the exons ATG GAAAGCAGTAATGAGCAACACCAACCAAAGTTGAAGCTTTACTCCTACTGGATTAGCTCTTGTTCGTACAGGGTCAGGATCGCTCTCAATTTGAAAG GGATAAACTACGAGTACAAAGCAGTGGACTTACTGAAAGGAGAGCATCGCACCCCAG AGTTTTTGAAGCTCAACCCGATTGGATTTGTACCTGTGCTGGAGGATGAAGACATAGTTATATCTGACTCATTTGCTATCTTATTG TATTTGGATGAGAAGTACCCTCATCATCCACTATTGCCTTCTGATCTTAAGAAAAAAGCCATCAATTTGCAG GCTGCAAACATTGTTTCCTCAAGCATACAGCCTCTTCAGAATATAGCAATACTG AAACAACTTGAAGATAGAGTTACTCCAGAAGATAGAGATTCTTGGGTTAAACATTTTATTGAAAATGGCTTTGCAG CACTGGAAGAGTTGCTGAAAGATTATGCTGGAAAATATGCAACAGGAGATGAAGTCTTCctg GCGGATTTATTCATAGCACCCCAGCTTTACAATGCAATTATAAGGTTCAAACTTGATATG AGTGGATTCCCTCTTTTGTCCAGGCTGAATGAAGCCTACAGTGAGCTACCAGCATTTCAAAATGCCATGCCGGAAAATCAACCAGATAATCTTTCCTTCAGCACTTGTTGA